A region of the Mangifera indica cultivar Alphonso chromosome 10, CATAS_Mindica_2.1, whole genome shotgun sequence genome:
TCTATTAAACCcatggaaagaaagaagaagagaaaagcaATGGACAAAGAGAGGCATCACACCGCCATGGAAAATATAAAGTCACAGCCCAAACAAACGGATGTAGTTACTAAAAGTGAAGGCACTCTGGCATCTACCGTGTTTTCATCTAGTAGTGGTATGCCTGAGTTTCATATTAGCGTTTTTCAGGATTTGGCATCTGCTGATGTTTCGATGAGACAAGTTGCTGCAGAATCTCTGGTGACAGAGTTGGAGGAAGTTCAGAAGGCATATGAGAGAGGTGGGAAGGAGTCGGTTAAGGATGGAATGAAATTGGAAGCTGAAAAAGATGATGGCTTGAATGATTGTGCACCTTCTTTAAGATATGCTGTGCGTAGACTTATCCGTGGTGTTTCTTCATCTAGAGAGGTATGTTTTGTTAACTTGATTAATAATCTTATGTGTGATTATCTATTTTTTGTGGCTAATGCATAGGAATGGAACTTGTGTTTTACAATATAAATTTCTGTAACTCATCTATTTCGGAGGCTAAGGTGGTTTGTTTTGGAGATAACTATTCGACACAGTCCGTCTGCTTTCATCTATCATAGTCTTGTGTTTCCATGTTCGTATTTAACATTGCCATATTTTATGAAACATGATATTTTTGGTCTTCTTGaatttaagtttcaaatttaGGTTCAAATGGTATGGGATGGAATAGCTATTTGATTTTTCCAGATGATGAGATTGATTGAAAAACTCATCTCCAGACATTATGGGGCGGAGACATTCTCTGCTGTCAATTCCTGGTTGCATCAGGAATTTGTTGAGAATATGTAGGATGTATAACCTTATAAACCAAAGACTTGCAACCTGCAACAATCTTTGGGTTCAGATGCTGACTCTTTTATTCTGGATGCAAGCATGCCCTGTCTAGTAATTTCAGTTCAATATCAAAGCATTTACAAATTGAAGacaattattagaattataaataatatttgattttaatatttgagcATATTGATCTGGGTTGGAAAGTTTTAAGAGCTTTAAATAATATGGCCTCTTTCATTACCAAGTTGggtcaataattaataaaaggtgCAGCTAATGGAAAGAAAAACGATTTTGCTTGTTGATTGGCTATGCTTGTACTTAATTGAACACAGTCATTATCTCTTCTACACACtgttttgataaatttcaattttaaataagttgGCCTTTGCAGTTTAGTTTGGTAACTTTGAGTATTCCTAGTTTACCATATGTTGATTCATTGCAATCATGGGCTGTATTTTATGGGATTTTCAACTGTATGCCAATTCCTTTCTTctgtttatgtttatttattttatttaaccaaGACTAGGATTTTCTTTTTGCTGTcacaaattaatttgtatttatgtCAGACAAATTATATTGCTTGCTCTACTTTAAGTTTATTTATCCTACAGATTAACTTATTTTACTTGTTATGCTTTATGCAGTTGTTCATAGAAAtttgcaattttttattttatttgaggtTCATGTTCTGTTTAATCATACCTAGTCCATTGGATTTTATAGTTATGCcaataacaaaatgaaactgaaaCTTTTGGATATATTTAGAGCTACAGATTGGAAGTGATCTTTTTGTGTCATGGAAATTTTGTAGAATTGAACAATTATGATCCCAGCACTACATTCTTGTTATTGTTATGAATATTGGGCCATCTATTTGACtacatttttgtataaatttggCTATTATATGGTCTGAAATTGCTTTTGCAGTGTGCAAGACAGGGGTTTGCTTTAGGTCTGACTCTTTTAATTGGTAAAATTCCTAGCATCAAAATGGATGCATTGCTGAAACTGATTGTTGATTTGCTAGAGGTCTCTGCATCAATGAAGGGTCTGGTaagcttttttattttcttaatgttgtatatttttataaagtatTGTGATGATACGCAATGGTAGGAACTTAGGAAGCTTTTAAGTTCTTTTCTATGCAATTGTAGGAAGCTCGGGATTGCCTTTTGGGACGCTTATTTGCCTATGGTGCTATTGCCCAGTCAGGAAGACTAACTAATGAGTGGAATTCTGATAAAAACACACCATATATCAAGGAATTTATTGGTCATCTTATCTCTCTTGCAGCAAAGAGGCGATACTTGCAAGAGCCtgctgtgtcaattattttagaCTTAATTGAAAAGGTATGCTCTAATAATGGATCATATTCATTCTGTCCTTGATAATCATTTTCACTTTTGATCCTTGATGCCAGGATATCCAGGATGACTTGATTTTGTAGTTAATGATgcatttgtgtgtgtgtatgtaagGCTCTTTTTTGGTTATCTGAACACATTAGAAGGTGCTGCTTTAGACCAATTAATAGCATAGTACATGTTTTCCCTTTCTATGGATATTGTAGTTGGTCAATATCTATGATAGCTCAAAATATCTTCTTTACCTAAAAAATTTTCCAGATTGTTTGGGAGGATATATTGCTATATTGAACCTCTTTAATGTGTATATGATGGGATTATATAACTATTTAATTGATCTTATACTCAGATAAAAATTATGGTCTGAATGTCAAGGACTCAAGGGGaaatctatttttgtttttaggttTTGGTTATAAGATGTGAAATAATGATGAAACCTATATATCcttgattttaaaaagtttgtttcttcttaaaactggaaaatcattttttgaataatataattatgggACAGTTAAGTGGTAAAAGAATTAACTTCCTATTGGTATATTGTTCTTCATTATTGAGATTTTTAGCTCCTACATAAATCTGCTCAAGTGATTGGtatatttctctaaaattatACAGTTGGTAGGTTGATTTGTCTTGATTGATTTGTTTCAGTAATGTCTGCCTTCTCTGCTCTTCATGCATCCCTCCTCTTTCCTTCTCATCTCTTTGCCTTCTAAGTTATTGTATTTCTGTTTGTGTAATTATTTCGGTTGACGTTACAATATTATTTACATGGTCTTTTTCCCCTTGTCATAAAATGGTGTCTTACTCATATTGATTGTTTCTTTATGTTTATTACGTATATGCAGTAACATGTTTGGAATAATTAAACCTCTATAGAGTTTTCCTCCAAGGATAGGCTTTTGAATACTTGCTTGAGTGTGAAACTACATGTAGGCTAGACTGTCTGCATTAATAGACTTGGGCACTGGAGGGTCTAGAAACCAGGTCCATAAGAATAAAGACAGGCTTATTATATCTAAGCTTGTTGGATGGCTGCCTTGCATGAGTTTCTTAGTTATTAGAATCTTTTTCCTTGTACATCTGATTATGATATTTGTATATGTTTGGATGTCTTACCTGTATGTCTAGCATACAAGGATCAGCTCCCCTTTTTTAGCATTTTAGTATTTATGACAATTtactttaataaacaaaaaatggaTGTAAACAAAACTGTTCCATTTTTTTATCTAGACGGTATGGTTGTGGACTTGTATGCTTTGTCATGCTTAAAAAGTTAGTTTTTGGTTTTACAGTTGCCTACTGAAGCTTTGCTAAGTCATGTACTTGAAGCTCCGGGTCTTCATGAGTGGCTTGAAGGAGCCAGTGAAGTTGGAAATCCTGATGCTCTGCTTTTAGCATTGAGAATTCAGGAAAAAGTTTCCGTTGACAGCAAAAAGCTTGGAAAACTTTTGCCAACTCCCTTCAGCTCTAGCAAACTTTTTGCTGCTGACCATCTGTCCTCTCTTGTCAATTGCTTGAAGGTGATTATCAGATATGCCCATGCTCTGCAACTATAATATGCCAGGATAGAAATTATGGATTTTCTAAATGTACTTTTGTTTGTGTGGAATATGGCAGGAATCCACCTTCTGTCAGCCCCGAGTTCACAGCGTTTGGCCTGTTCTGGTAAATATTCTCTTACCTGATTCAGTTTTGCAAGCTGAAGATGCAGCATCAGTTTCAAGTTCCTTAAAGAAGCACAAAAAGAGTCGCAAGTCCAGCTCATCTGAAGAAGTTGCTAAGAATCTTCAGTCTTTCTGTGAAGTTATTGTTGAAGGATCCCTTCTTCTGTCATCTCATGACCGTAAACACCTGGCATTTGATGTATTGGCTCTTATTTTTCTGAGGTTGCCTGCATCCTTTGTTTCAATTGTTCTGTCTTACAAACTTGTTCACTGCCTGATAGATGTACTTCCTTCAAAGGATGCATGGCTGTATAATGTTGCAAAGgatttccttaaaaaaatagTGGAATGGGTTGGGAACGATGATGTCCGAAGAGTTGCTGTAATTGTAGCTTTACAAAAACACAGTAATGGCAAATTTGACTCCATCACAAGGACTAAAACAGTTAAGGATTTGATGGCAGAGTTCAAAACAGAATCAGGTTGTACACTCTTCATTCAAAACTTAGTGAATATGTTTATAGACGAAAGTTCTACATCAGAGGAACCTTCAGATCAGAGCCAAACTACAGATGACAATTCTGAGATAGGTTCAGTTGGAGATAAAGATTTAGTAGGAACACTGGCAAATTCTGATTTCCTGAAAAGTTGGGTCATAGAATCCCTCCCCAgcattttgaaatatttgaacCTGGATCCTGAAGCAAAGTTCCGAGTGCAGAAGGAAGTTTTGAAGTTTTTAGCTGTTCAGGGTTTGTTCTCTGCATCGCTTGGCACTGAAGTGACATCTTTTGAGTTACAGGAGAAATTTAGGTGGCCTAAAGCTCCTACATCAAGTGCTCTTTGCAGGATGTGTATCGAGCAGCTCCAGTCATTGCTGGCGAATGCTCAGAAGGTGGAGAATTTACGTTCTTTTCCCAATGGACTCGAGCCAAGTGACCTAGGATCATACTTCATGAGGTTTCTTAGTACATTACGCAACATTCCTTCAGTTTCTCTGTTTCGATCTCTAAGTGCGGATGATGAGAAGACATTGAAGAAATTGCAAGAAATGGAAACTAGGCTTTCTAGAGAGGTAGTTTAtcattaattttggtttttgtggCATTCATCTGTTCATGCTTTTAATTGTGGCCTTTTTTGGAGTACCGGATCTGAGTACTGGGATCtctcaattttttcttataaaaaatttgggCTTGTTTTAAATCTGCATCAGatttatttcaaacttgtaTTTGCGATAGATTTTTGTGGTTTGATCATGTGAAATGATTTCCTCCATTCTGCATGTGCATTTAATTCTGCAGGAAAGGAACTGTGGGCTCAGCATGGATGCAAATAAATTGCATGCTCTGAGATACTTGCTCATCCAGTTGCTTCTCCAAGTGCTCCTCCGACCAGGGGAATATTCTGAACCTGCCTCTGAACTTATCATGTGTTGTAAAAAGGCATTTGCATCTTCTGATCTTCTTAACTCCTCCACTGAAGATGAGTTGGATGATGATTCAGCACCAAAGTTAATGGATGTCCTTGTGGATACATTGCTTTCATTGCTGCCACAGTCATCGGCTCCTATGCGGTCTGCCATCGAGCAGGTATGTGTAAATATTGCAAGTGTAGATTTTTTCCCTCTGTTTTGATTTAAATCTGTTTGTAATGTTGATATGTTTTATCTACTTCtgcaatttcattttgtttgctgtttctttttaattttctgaaGTTGTAAACTGGTTCAACAATGTCATGATTATGGTTACCCCACTTGTTTAATGCATCTGAAAGTTTACCAGTCATAGCTTTAGATTGATGCCTTGTAGTTTAGTATTTGTTTTccaataaaattcaaaagcttTGATAGGATTTATCATTAGGGTTGTTCTTCATTAATTTGTTCAAGTTATTGCTGTTTTGCCTATATTTTCATAGGATTCATCATTTATAGttgataaaaatgaagaatTGCGCGTAGCTTTGTATGGAGATGATTATAGTGAAATAAGAAATGGAATTAAACATTTTCGGACTTGGagattatttattcaaaaaaattaattatcttgCTATATCCCAGTGGACGCTATATGTATGCTTTATATGGCATCTGTTTATGTTGTTaggttttcaaatatttttgtaatgatGTCACGGACGACGGACTGCTCCGGATGCTGCAAGTTATTAAGAGAGACCTAAAACCATCTAGACATCGTAATGCAGAcactgaagaagaagatgatgatgaagattttCTTGGtattgaagaagaggaagatgaagcCGAGCCTGGTGAAACAGGGGAGAGTGATGAGCAGACTGATGACTCAGAGGCAGTAGCTGCTGTTGAAGGAGGCGATAAAGAACTTCCTGTAGATTCTGATAATTCTGATAGTGGAATGGATGATGAGGCAATGTTCCGCATGGACACTTATCTTGCccagattttcaaagagaaaaagaaccAGGCTGGGAGTGAAACTGCTCAATCACAGCTTAATCTGTTTAAACTTCGTGTTTTATCATTGCTGGAAATTTACCTGCATGAAAATCCAGGCAAGTACAAATATATGTTGCATCAGATAGGATAGCTGTAATTGTCATATAGGTTGCTTCACAAGTTGTTTTTAGtctgaaatgaaaaataaaagctcTTAGGAATGATATTAGtctttttttcctataaaaattGCCTATTATTGGTAATTACATTGGATCAATAAGTTTAAGAGTTAGCAAAGCTGCATTCCTACTACTGGTGTATATGGAATCAACCTAATGTCTTTTCCTTGGAATGATGTGTTTTATGTAAATAGGCCATTTAGAAATAGCTGATActaaaaattttgcaaaattccatgtaataattttttttttttttcactttcaactATATTCCTGCATCCTAATTTTGGTATGTGGTTTGGAATTTTCTTGATATCACAGGTAGACCCCAGGTTCTGATGGTGTACTCAAATTTGGCTCAGGCATTAGTTAACCCGCATACTGCCGAAGGCAGTGGGCAGCTTGAACAACGGATATGGGGAATTCTACAGAAGAAAATATTCAAAGCAAAAGACTTCCCTAAGGCTGAATCTGTGCCACTACCTACTCTTACATCTTTGTTGGAGAGAAACTTAAAATTGGCGGCAAGACCATTCAAGAGAAAGAAATCTGCTGCCAATCCATCTAAGAAGAAGCAGTCAGCTTCCTGGAACAGATACAAAATGATTGTCTCCCTGGCTCAGAATTCAACCTTTTGGATTCTGAAGATCATTGATGCTAGAAAATTTTCAGAGTCAGAGTTGCAGGaggtttatgatattttccaAATTGTGTTGGCTAGttattttgatagtaaaaagTCTCAACTAAAAtctgaatttttgaaagaaatatttCGAAGAAGACCATGGATTGGGCATCATCTCTTCAGCTTTGTCCTGGAAAAATGTGGCAGTGCAAAATCAGGATTTCGTCAAGTTGAGGCACTTGATTTGGTGATGGAGATATTGAAGTCAATGGTCCTATTGAGCTCAGATGAAGCTAGCCGAGACGCATCAAAGAAAGTGTTGAAGAGTCACCTCCGAAATCTCAGTTGTCTGATAAAGGAGTTGGTGACACATATGCCTGAGAAGCCATCAAGGAAATCTGAAGTACGCAAGTTCTGTTCTAAGATCTTTCAGACGGTCTCAAGTCTTAAATTGACCAATTCCTTTCTTAAAGATTTGACCCCCGATGGTCATGCTGCTTGTGAATCTGAACTTGGTGAGGCATTTCTCAGTCTGAAGAAAGTGAAATGAGATTGGTAGGAGTACATAATTTGGAAGGATATTTGCTGAAAGTTCCTTACAGATGGAATTCATTACTTATACTACATTCTTGGGAAACTTCAATCTAATCACTACCTATTCTGTGCTGAAGGCAAATGTGACCCAGCATTTTCATCTCTAAACAGTTTCAGGAAGACATTTTGCTCTTGGGACTTCATAGTCatttttttgggaaaattaTGTAGGAAGGCTGCCAGAGTATATTATAAGATGAAACTTGATGTTggtaaaaatgttaaaaaggtTTTGTGGGTTTATTTGTTATTGATATAGGAAGAGACTGATAACGGtgaaaatgtttttgaatgtaTTTTTGTAGTAGTATGTAATAATCTTGGCATTTGTTTTAACATAGCTGTTAATGTCCTGACCAACCCTGGTGTTTTTTCTTTATACAATGGTGAGCTTGATTTACGACTTTTAAATATCACTAGCTAAGGGTTTTTCATTGCTTTTCCACATGAATGTAAGCGTGGATTTGAGTATGAAAAAGGGGAGGCTTTAGTTTGGTTATAATCTAAAATGATCGGCTAGTGATCACGCTTGGTTTATTTGAACTTATATAATTGTTCGAGTCTCCACATaataaaatgtcaaataatACAATGTCTATTAATAACAGACACAAACATGGGcaagaaaatatttaatctGAGTCAGCATTTGATTTTGGGTAATATCATAAAAAGGTTGTCAATAATCTAAATTGAATAAAGTTGTTTACATGATAAATGGACATAACAACTTGACCTCTGAGtcataaatttgatcaaatctaCCCCTAAATACAATTACAAATGGTAATGTATTATCATTtgattatctttaaattaaaatgaactaatCAATAAAGACACATCAATAATATTTCTTCTTATGTTTTGTTATTAGATGAAactattattgtaaaatattaaagcAAGACTTTATTTATGAATTGTAAAGCTCAAGGTAATTTATTGATACTGAAATCTGTTTAGGAGATTGATggggtttttatattttgtactCCCGTTCTAAATCGGCTGGAAcaagccaagccaagccaagccTCCCTTGTCTAGTGTTTTCATTACATTTACATTGTTTCTGTCTGTCAACCATCCACTCTTGTTCGTTGCTCTTTTGGATTTTTGTTGGACCAAGGCCAACAATTTCGTATCTTCCTTTGATTTTTATAGTGTATCCTCTACTTGTAGCATGATGTAATGACAAAAAGTTGAGCACGACACTTTAATTATTACGAATTAGGCTAATTTTTACAAGCCTGCCTGGGCTGACGTGGCACCACCTTTCTTCacgttttttattttgtggCTTTTACAGATAATCTCATTCATTCACGTTCATAATCACTTggttttttcaatttaagtCCAGATTCCTTGATCTTTTACAGCTCAGGATGGGCTCCACTCATGCTCAAGTACAAATTCGACTCATACAGACACAACTCAAATTGGAATTCCAATTCAACAAATCGGTCCTAAGTTTAACTCGTTTGCTACTCTGACAAACATCTTATTCATCCCATCAACATCCTTCCACCAATACTTAATACTATTTCGAACAAGTTCAATCTGAGTATTAACCGAGCTTAAACCAACCATTGTTCAGGTTAGACTCATATCCACCCCTATTTATAGCACCATTTTCTCATTCGCCAAGAAAAGAATATGCAGGAAGAATTGCgcttcaaaatcatcttataTTAGTGTTATAATGTGTACAATGTATCTCAAATCCCTATATCTAATCTCTCTAACAAGCTTCTTCTACATCAATCTCTAGCTCCCTGCTACAAATTCTACAGTTCTCCCCTAATCCTAAACATTATCTTCTTCTTAGGTTTTTTGCTTCTCTACTTCCCATCTTTACAATCAAAATCCTCCCTAAAGCACTAACAACAGAACTTTGCAGTTCAGTTCACCACCCCCTGTATAAAAACAGAGAGAGACTCAgcactaaaatataataacataaaacaaTTGAGGATAAAACGAAGTCGCAACAACTGGGCAAACCGATAAATACCTTCATTCGTCCATAACCACCACACCGAGACCCTATCTCCAGGAAGGCCTTCAAAGAATATCCTCAATCCTTAGTTGAATGTCTTGCTATGACCGAGCATCATCCGCATCTGAATCACTTCCTGATGAACTCCCAGAATCTGAATCTGCAACAATTAATATCATTAGTTACAGAATTTTCTCAAGACTTAATCTGCAGACCACTCCAAAGATCAAAATTTCTGATTTAGTACCacttgatgaagatgaatcactGCTTGAACTACTAGAGCTGCTAGAACTGCTACTTGCATTATTGTTATGACCATTATCCCTCTCGATTTCCACTGGAGGGAAATTGTTCACCGGCATCTCATCACCAATGTCCACATCTTCCTCTCCAGCTTCTCCTTTCCTTGCCTTCTTCAACTCCATAGGCGCGTCAGTTTTCTCAACTATTAGTACTTCCTGTAACATGAAACAAAAAAGTATAGAGATTAGAATGGCAGACAgctaatttatttaaagtaCTCAAATTGCCATAACTATCCACATTATTTACCCTATTCGCTTCAATTTCAGCCACATTGTTGTTGCCCATTAAAGCTTGCCTTTTAATCTTGCTAACCATCTTCTTATAATTTGTCACAAACCGATCAAGCTCCCAAAGGGTTTCAGTATCCAAAGTCTCAATGTCAAGCTCAATCTCATCCTCATCCTGCCTGAGATTCC
Encoded here:
- the LOC123226903 gene encoding myb-binding protein 1A-like protein; this translates as MGSKKRNSNAVEEAEAIVDSAENVESDNVVASSVKKKMKKGKKKDGDRATADASIKPMERKKKRKAMDKERHHTAMENIKSQPKQTDVVTKSEGTLASTVFSSSSGMPEFHISVFQDLASADVSMRQVAAESLVTELEEVQKAYERGGKESVKDGMKLEAEKDDGLNDCAPSLRYAVRRLIRGVSSSRECARQGFALGLTLLIGKIPSIKMDALLKLIVDLLEVSASMKGLEARDCLLGRLFAYGAIAQSGRLTNEWNSDKNTPYIKEFIGHLISLAAKRRYLQEPAVSIILDLIEKLPTEALLSHVLEAPGLHEWLEGASEVGNPDALLLALRIQEKVSVDSKKLGKLLPTPFSSSKLFAADHLSSLVNCLKESTFCQPRVHSVWPVLVNILLPDSVLQAEDAASVSSSLKKHKKSRKSSSSEEVAKNLQSFCEVIVEGSLLLSSHDRKHLAFDVLALIFLRLPASFVSIVLSYKLVHCLIDVLPSKDAWLYNVAKDFLKKIVEWVGNDDVRRVAVIVALQKHSNGKFDSITRTKTVKDLMAEFKTESGCTLFIQNLVNMFIDESSTSEEPSDQSQTTDDNSEIGSVGDKDLVGTLANSDFLKSWVIESLPSILKYLNLDPEAKFRVQKEVLKFLAVQGLFSASLGTEVTSFELQEKFRWPKAPTSSALCRMCIEQLQSLLANAQKVENLRSFPNGLEPSDLGSYFMRFLSTLRNIPSVSLFRSLSADDEKTLKKLQEMETRLSREERNCGLSMDANKLHALRYLLIQLLLQVLLRPGEYSEPASELIMCCKKAFASSDLLNSSTEDELDDDSAPKLMDVLVDTLLSLLPQSSAPMRSAIEQVFKYFCNDVTDDGLLRMLQVIKRDLKPSRHRNADTEEEDDDEDFLGIEEEEDEAEPGETGESDEQTDDSEAVAAVEGGDKELPVDSDNSDSGMDDEAMFRMDTYLAQIFKEKKNQAGSETAQSQLNLFKLRVLSLLEIYLHENPGRPQVLMVYSNLAQALVNPHTAEGSGQLEQRIWGILQKKIFKAKDFPKAESVPLPTLTSLLERNLKLAARPFKRKKSAANPSKKKQSASWNRYKMIVSLAQNSTFWILKIIDARKFSESELQEVYDIFQIVLASYFDSKKSQLKSEFLKEIFRRRPWIGHHLFSFVLEKCGSAKSGFRQVEALDLVMEILKSMVLLSSDEASRDASKKVLKSHLRNLSCLIKELVTHMPEKPSRKSEVRKFCSKIFQTVSSLKLTNSFLKDLTPDGHAACESELGEAFLSLKKVK